The Phalacrocorax aristotelis chromosome 2, bGulAri2.1, whole genome shotgun sequence region TctcaagtattttttaaaaacaagagatGTAGCTTTGAACTCTCATAGGAACAAAGAAGCCCAGCTGCATTCACGGAATAGTAATGCACTTGAGTTTTGAACTTCATCTGAGAGCTTTCCAGGGACTAACTGAAGTTTACTTGATAAGCAACCTCAACAGAAGCAGGGATTATTTTGAAAgccatattttttcataaagctCCCATGGAGAAATCAGATTCTTTAATGCCTCTTGCAGGATTTTtcacaaaaatcaaaatgttctCAAATTCGAAGTGTCTGCCAATGTTTTAAACAAGACTTCGGACAGCTGGCTGGAAGTTCTCACTGAGTTCTGGATTACCTGGATCACCCAGATATCCATGTTTTGGGCTTTAAATCTACACCCTGTGAGAAGGCATAACTGCACATACATAAAGTTAGATCTCTCTGTGCTCTCTGAAGTGGAGGGGACACTCTCCTTGACTTTGGAGAACCTCTGTGAGAAATGCAGGATTTGGTGAGGAGCTTATGGTGAGAAGACAATTCTGGTGATAGTGGACATGTACAACACTTCCCAACagttaagtaaaaaaaaaaaaaatttacataggCACCAGTCAATAACCTACATAGAAGAACATTATCCACAAGGATCTCCTCCAGACTGGAGATCTTAAAGCCCATGTGTCAGGAACAACAACATGGTTTGGTCAGCAGTATGCTACCGGGGAATGGGATGAGCACAGCCCATGGCTTTCTATGTAATGGACTCCCAAGACTTGGAGCCATCCCTGCAATTTGTGAAAACTGCTTGAGTCCTTCCTGGCTGGTGGGTGCTTCAGTTCTCTGTTGGCTCAGTCTTTGCTCAGCTCAAGCAATACTGAAACCActaagagaagggaaaggagtaAACAtgcttgctgctgtttcctCACCTGCTGGTATGTCTGCTATGGAAGCTTTTTAAATGATCATTTCTTAGATTAGGCTTTCCACTTGGAGAAAATATTGAAGAGATGAGATTAAGCAACAATGTTATGGTAAAGGGGGTCTATTCCTGAGGGGAAGGGAAGCATTATTTCCAGCTCTTTCTTTCTCTAGGGGGAACGATATCTACCAAAGAAGAGGATGCTATTGGTTGGATGGTGTTTgatcaagaaaaggaaagggtgGTCAGCCCTAAACTCTTCAAACTCAGGGGAATGTCTGATGTCTCCCATCACCCCCGCTGAACCTGCCATCTCAGTTCCCTCTTCATTGACTTCCATGTACACCTCATGGATGGCCTCAGATATCTTCAGGCTCTCTGTGGAAGAGATGCCAGTCAGATTGGCTGAAGGACTGAACAGGTCAGTCATGCCCAAGGCCATTAAGACAGATGtgaggttatatttttcctcaATCTTCATGCGCGGGAGGTAGACTTTCACTCTCTTCTTTTCCATCACATTAGGACTGGTCCACTCCGTAAGTTTTTCAAAGTTGATTTTGTTCTCAAGCTGGAAAGAGAGACGGGGAATGAAATACCTGAGATGTGAATACAACTTCTTCCTACCATTCATTTTCATCAAGTctatcataaaaaaaaaacaaaccaggatGGTTCCTGAAGTGCATCCTATTAACATCCTTCTTGTAGTGTATTATTTGCCTCTCCAGTGCTGTCTGTGTCACTGTCCTTTTATTCAGTTCCTTACTCACCTGATATATCCCCTTCTGTCCAACTAACCTTGAGTCTCATGAGGCACAACCCAACTGCCTAGTAAAGCAGTCAGCTGTGAAATGGGTTATATAATGCAAACTGAatcactttttccctttcttgagTACAGATTGGTAATTTGATAACACCTtgataactttattttaaatgtttgacaTTGgaattctgggttttttgctacttctttcagaaattctgCATGAAGATAATTCAGTCCACCTGGCTGAAACAAATTAAGGTTTTGAGTTTTGTTTGTCCTTTGCatctgttcatttttatttcctgtttgcCGTTAGCATCCTATATTCACTCATTTTCTTCCAAGATGAAGACAGaagtttcatttaattttgcaCAGTCAGTAGATTATATTTGTATTCCTGCCTTACTGCATACTGGTCCcacttatatatttttttttttttattaaaggacattttaaaatggttttcatgCATCTGGCAAAAACTGACTCAACCTGActtaaagcattttttgttttcttttactttctatgctgttctcattttctgtcctttctatTCACCGATTCTTTCTGCTGTTGATGTTCATCCCatctttggttttctgtttgatgTGTAATTTCCAAACACCTTCCATGCATTGCCTTTCCATCTCTATATCTAAGACTCTCTGAAGTCTTAACTGTTGAAGTGTTAATGATGAGTTAGTTTAGCTTGATTATTTACAGCATTTCAAAATCAAGGATATTTTATTAAGAACATGCTTTATCTAACCTTGATTTTCATTGTATGATGACATAATCAGAGCAATATTTGAAAGCGGCCCATTTATGACATTTAATGaggattttgttaaaaaaaaatcattagtgATTCCTGCAAAGAATGCCTAATTCTCATCAGTTTTAGCAAAATTTCCTCATCAGCTTATATGAGGGGTGGGTGAAATTAcatgaacagaaagaaatatgtgcccataagcttttttttttatgtgccCATAACCTTTTTGTGTGAAAATACAGCTCTTTAAAACATCAAATCAAATTGGCTCCAAAACTGTACCTCCTGGAGCATATTCTATTGATTCTTTCCCTCATCTTAGTTCATTTTAATGatacttttcccattttctgttaGTCAGCTCTTGGAATGCTTTCCTCATCACTTCCTTTTTCACTTGTCCTTGGACAAACTTTTCTTGGTTAGCAAACCGTTGAGTGCTCTCCTGGAAGTTGAAAtcactcaaaatgaaaaaaaaaccccaaagctgcTAGCGTGTCTGTTTCTAGTACCTATAGAGATCGCTGCATATAGCAACatccttttctgcagggctACAGCAGCACCGCGCTCCTTTACCTTTGTTTTATTAGGTTGAGTCCAGGGCTCTCCTAAGAGGCCAGTCTCTGCCTGAGCACCTGGTAGCACCTGGGGGGCTTTTgcgctcccctgcctgcccagcacagctgcgGCGTGGGCAACTGTGATGTAAATGGACAGCAAAAGGTCTGACAGTCACCAAGTCCCACCAAAGTGATAACTCTTCTGCTTCCCCTGCCAGGGCCATACCTGCTCCAGGCCAGAGACATCATCAGGCAACAGCACCAACATGCTCAGCTCTCCGCTGGCATACGGAAGCTCCAGGATCTTAACTTTCTCCGCAGCCACTGCTGCCACTTTGAAGGTACTGTTCTGACACATCATTTGCACAGGtctgctttcttcctgcaaaagcaaaacGTGAGGTGATGTGACCAGGCAGCAATTTTTCCCTTGAGGCACGCAGATGTGCAGGCCCCTTGAAAGGGGCCTTTGAAGAAGAGCTGTGTCTCCATCTTCCGCTCTTGCCTGCTGGTGTGCTCTGGAAGTCTGGTCAGACACAGCTCTTAGAAACACCCCTTGGCCTTTGGCCCAGGTACTGACAGTGAGGGGCCCAGCTAAATCACCTGGGCTGTGACAGCAACAGGTGGTGTGCGTAACACCCAGACTGCTGGCTGTGTAAGCCAACAGCCAGCCTGGCCAGAAGCTGTGCCCATGCCCTCCTACCTCCGTGCCCTGCTAACCTTTGTCACTCTGAAGGGAAATTCCTGAGTGTGTTCTTCTTTAAATGCTGTCTTCCATAGGCCTTTGAAGAAAATGGCATTCACAAGGACCAGCACAGTGTCGAGATCAACAGAGCCTGGTTCAAGGATGTCTTGGATctgtcctttaaaaaagaagcagggTAGGGAGCTGTAAGTTTTATACCAGTAGTCTTGCATTTTAGAGGTCAATTGACATGCTGCTGCTTGACTTGACTTCCTCATCTTCAAAGGTCTGCACCTGGAATTCAGGTGCGTGAGGATAATTTAATACAGAATGACTGGGACCTGGACAGACATTTCTGCCAGAAGACGGGTAGGTTCAAGAGTCATATACATCCCCATGAATATTTCTAACCAGTGCTTGGAAAAAGGTTCATATAGAAAAGAACAGGAGAAGGAAGCAGTGATAtagattttctgtttctcactgtGCTTCTTTCTTACATTTCACTCTTGTTTTTCCTCCCACCTCTAAATGCACACAAGCCCCTGAATCATTCCTTTCCTACCACCAGCCTAGTGCATGCATTACTTCCTCCTCTGGTAGCCCACTCTTACCCATCCAGcacatttttgtaaaattatGCCAATGTTCTAGAGAAACTGGGACTGACCTTGCATGAGTTAAACTCTCCAGACAGAAAAAGAGTGCATATAGAGTGTACATATCCTGTCACCTCTGCCTTTGCCCGATACATTTAAAACACACTGTCACTGCCACACAGGTGCAATAGAGTCATCCCTTCTCACAAGAAATGTCCACTAAtgaggacaggaggagaaaatttCTCCTCCAGTGTTTAGTCTTTCCAGAAGTTGTTCAAATAGAATTGTGAGAGGGAAGTATATTTCAAAATCTTGTCTGACCTTACCATTTGTCTGATTTTCCACCCAGGAATTAATGAGCTGTCTGGCTTGATCTGGTGCTGTTTTGAAGTTGACCATTTCCAGACCTGCTCTGTACAGtttcttcacacattttaagTAGATCTGTAAAGACAGAAATTTTAGCCACCGAACtagtcatattttaaaaacagtatgaaggtgaaataaaatatggctaaaaagatttttatagtGATGCCATGGTTAGGCTGTTCTCATTGCTTACTTCCTGGAAGAATCTGCTAAAACTGGGCCAGAAAAATTACTCTGATCCGTGACATTTTCCGAtctgacatttttattacttgACCGGTTAAAAGTATATAttagaaatgtttaaatattttcttgaagaaagcctGATCCAAAACCACCGTTTCAGGTTCATTTTGGAGTGTTTGATTATCGTTATGTCTACtcctttttcttaaagcatttttccttatttttaaagataagaaGTTTCTTTGATTTAGAATATttgtctggtttgttttgaaaatttcaaaggaaagattttGACACTTTCAAAAGTTGTTTTTGAGTTGAGGTTTTTAAGTGAAGAAATGTGCTGAAGTCAAATTGTTTCctaaaaacccaaccaacctattaaaatgaaaaggcttTGGGGAAGCAAGCAGGGAGGATGGTAATACATTACcaaatggttttgtttattaCTCCATTCATTTTTCAATAGAGTCATCTTTTTGCCTGGAATTGCTTTCTATTCAGGCTATTGTCAGGGCTGTGGCAAAGGGAAAAAGCCATGGAGGTCTACACCAGCGGGGATCACCAGATTAACAGAACACCTACTCTGGCCAGTCCTCCTGCATTACAGGTTTATGCAGGGTTTAGCAAGAAATCACTCTAATGTACAACTCACCGGTAGGATTGGACATGTCTTTTCAGCGTAGAGTCTGTTGGCAATGTGGAGTGAATAATTGGCTTTTGATGCAGTGATATCAGAGATAAGTTCTTTAAACAGTATGTGGATATTCACAGACTTGCCACACTGAGTTGTTGATAAGAAGATAAAAAGGTATAGCTGTTAGCTTCTTTTACcaggaaaagaattatttataaAGTGCAAATAACATGGGAAAACACACAGTGTTTGGACATTTATAAATGAACATGTACTACAGTCTAAAAGCTCCATGGGAGGGATGTTCAATATAAGCAACTAATGATGTACAATTAATTCATAGCATATGACGACACTCATTCTAGGTGATAACAAGCAGAAAACCGTAGTGATGAATCTGAGACTGTATGGCTCGGGAGTGAagtgacaaaaaggaaaattcaggtgTCAATGATTACAATTGATGAGTTGTCATAGACATAAAGCCTCTAGTTCCCAGCTTCTGCATGCATTTTCATGGCAGCTTTCTGCCGAAGCCGCAGATGGGAGAAGAGTGCTTGATGGCACAGGAGTCAGGAAGTGTCTCATAATATGGTGAAAAAATGGATCACTGTCTAAAGCCCCAACAATAGTGTTCCAGGTGACATAGGCTAAAAGTGTGTAAGAAAAATGCACAATGATAAACAGCGGCTGGGACTTCATTTTGTGAGAAGGAGAATTGTGTTGAACTGTTCCTTTCTAAATGCTTAGCCAGCCACTAAATGCTTTAGCTGAtattacctttctttttctttatttaaaataaaaaatctttgTCTTGTTCTTTGCAAGCCCCACCTTGTGCTTGTGCAACAAGCTTCAGCACACAGGTGGTATCAAGGTACTGGGATGCCTCATGGTGCTCTTGGGATAACAGTGGGAActggaggctggaaaagtgCCTTTAGCTTTTGGAACAGTGGTTACTTTCCAGTCTTTGAGGCTTCTGGGCTCTCTTCTGCCAAAGCATCTTCCTGCCCCACTCAGGAGTCTCAGCTGCGAGTCTGACTGCTGTACCCTGGCTCCAGGTGCTGAGCCCCTTTCAAGTGCTGTCCCCCACAGCACTTGCAGGTGTGCAGATGCTCGACTACACAAGAAGGTAGCCTGGTGCCCAAAGtatcctgtcctgtcctgtcacTTGTTCTGGTGCAACATGTGCAGCCTGTCCTCTTTTTCCGTTTTTagcttggtttcttttttatttatttatatctcTCAGATTAAGAGAATTAGCAAAGGTTTGGGAGGGCATTGAACCTACTTGAAACACAGTCAGACCAGTctattttcaggagaaaaatgtgaaagagaaataaatgtacCTTAGATTTCTGTACCTTGGTCTGAATAGTTCCTCCAAGTCCTGCAATTTTGTCAAAGTGAAGAACCTGCAATCGAAAATAGCAATAGAAGAAATTAAGAATGTGAAGTCCACTGAGGGTCACTGATGTTTGTGTTGAAACTATAGGTTTGGTCTAACCAGGTCTGATTAGCACCTAGATGAACTAAGAAGTTTCACGTGAGCtttaaatcaggtttttttttacaagtaCTACGCTGAAATTTTGTTACTAAGCTCCTCAGCTTAGATCCCTTCTTTTCCATTCAGTCTAAAAACTAGCTACAGCCTTACTATATTGTATTTATAACTGTGACTCttgttttctgaatgtttcaTCTTTTGTCTATTACAAGTTTTCCCTTCCACCTGGAAGGGATCAGGTTTGGGAGATAACATAAGCTGAAGCAAGAGACCTGCCTAAACCATTCTTCAGGACTGCtcttaatggaaaacaaagaccATTCTTGCCCTTCACAGTGAAAAGCAATGGTAAGTGAAAACTCAGCTCCAGATCCAAAACTCACAGTCTGGAATGCCATTCTCTTTCTAAGCAGGTTTGAATCCAGTGCCAAATGTGACTGTGATTTTCTCCCCTCAACTGGAGAAACTCCCAGAGATGTAAATCTGACCTGTTGCTGTGTTGAATGGGATCAAAATGAGTTTGTATCCATTTATGTAACTTACCTTCTCCATCTGATACTCAGTGTTACCTCTCGCTCCCAAATAGACCATGGCCAAGGCTGCAATGATGCTCAGGGGGGAATAGAAGATGTTGTCGTTGGCATGGTGGACTTTCAGCTCTTTGAATACGtcaaaagaaaattctgcatttgctgCACTGATGGAGCCCATTGTGAAATCAGTGTTGtctgaaacaaacagaaatatgaCTGTATAGTGGCAATACGTAacacttgttttaaaaagtactgtCAATAGCCCAGAAACTGCCAGTACATTGCTGGTTTTGTGATGCTGGACCAATACATGATGTGAAGCCTACAAATTCTGGGATCGTTAGAAATATTGTAACTCCTGAGCCATTTATCTTTGAATgcgtgtttgttttctttcagcaagaTACTAGCTCATCATCAGGATAGCATCTTGTACTTGCCTTTTAGAAAATAGTTTTGTCCATGCTTCAATATGATAAATATAATGCTGAATGGATGAGTTTCCCTATGGCTGTCCAGAGGACTCTGAATGATATCTGAGACAATGCAAActtcttatttcatttcttctgtggCTGCTCTGGACCATGCTCTGGATCTTTAAATCAGAGGTAGTCAACTCACCATACTCTTAGTGTTCTTCTTACTGTTGTTTAGTGCAACCAGCCACAAATTTGGAGGTTGCTTTCTGGTAGTTTATAGGAATAATGGGAGTAAGTTGCTCTGTAAACCCAGCCAG contains the following coding sequences:
- the LOC142053079 gene encoding ovalbumin-related protein X-like produces the protein MGSISAANAEFSFDVFKELKVHHANDNIFYSPLSIIAALAMVYLGARGNTEYQMEKVLHFDKIAGLGGTIQTKCGKSVNIHILFKELISDITASKANYSLHIANRLYAEKTCPILPIYLKCVKKLYRAGLEMVNFKTAPDQARQLINSWVENQTNGQIQDILEPGSVDLDTVLVLVNAIFFKGLWKTAFKEEHTQEFPFRVTKEESRPVQMMCQNSTFKVAAVAAEKVKILELPYASGELSMLVLLPDDVSGLEQLENKINFEKLTEWTSPNVMEKKRVKVYLPRMKIEEKYNLTSVLMALGMTDLFSPSANLTGISSTESLKISEAIHEVYMEVNEEGTEMAGSAGVMGDIRHSPEFEEFRADHPFLFLIKHHPTNSILFFGRYRSP